Proteins encoded in a region of the Halioglobus maricola genome:
- a CDS encoding helix-turn-helix domain-containing protein, which produces MTRLVFDSLDNLGAQLTVLDLVGDTHAWMKNAEGRFVYGNQLFVARFGMSSSRELLGKTDFDLAPQTMAQRYTDDDRRVLAGNAVSDRLEMIGSQGASLEWFLTSKWPVFNTAGNIVASFGMSRHLNRSERSAVPYRELDVPISYIQTHFAENVSVRELACASNLSVSALERRFRRHLGKTPHQYIVEVRLENARQLLLETDRPVGTIAIETGFADHSHLTRSFRKHFGCAPSSLRD; this is translated from the coding sequence ATGACAAGGCTTGTTTTCGATTCACTGGACAACCTGGGCGCTCAGTTGACGGTACTGGACCTGGTAGGCGACACCCACGCCTGGATGAAAAACGCTGAGGGGCGCTTTGTATATGGCAATCAACTGTTTGTTGCTCGTTTCGGCATGTCCAGTAGCAGGGAGTTACTCGGCAAAACAGACTTTGATCTGGCCCCACAGACTATGGCGCAGCGCTATACCGATGACGATAGGCGTGTACTCGCCGGGAATGCCGTTAGCGACAGGCTGGAGATGATCGGTTCGCAGGGGGCCTCACTTGAGTGGTTTCTCACATCCAAATGGCCTGTGTTCAACACCGCGGGCAATATCGTCGCGAGCTTCGGCATGAGCCGTCACCTCAATCGATCCGAGCGCAGTGCCGTTCCTTACCGCGAGCTGGACGTTCCCATCAGCTATATTCAGACGCACTTTGCTGAGAATGTATCGGTAAGAGAGCTGGCGTGCGCGAGCAACCTCTCGGTCAGCGCACTGGAACGTCGTTTCCGCCGGCACCTCGGTAAAACACCACATCAATACATCGTAGAGGTGCGCCTGGAAAATGCCCGGCAACTTCTACTGGAAACAGATCGTCCCGTTGGAACTATCGCGATAGAGACAGGGTTTGCGGACCACAGCCATCTGACCCGCAGTTTCCGCAAGCATTTCGGCTGCGCCCCAAGCAGTCTTCGTGACTGA
- a CDS encoding 3-keto-disaccharide hydrolase, translated as MIKNIAIPLFAAVCLSACGEDPVIDAAECISGLSPEENSSGWRLLFDGTSLDQWRSYKEEEVNSGWTIENGCLARVGWGGDIMTREQFANFELKLEWAISPGGNSGIFIRADESGRNMHYTGYEMQVLDNALHKDASIPSHRSGAFYDMIVPDHDTSKPAGYWNQVHIIADGADVEFWLNGRMTAKFQQGSAEWQAMYEKSKFTSRPNYGSLLKGHIGLQDHNDKVWYRNIRVKDLP; from the coding sequence ATGATCAAGAATATCGCCATTCCCCTGTTTGCAGCTGTGTGCCTGAGTGCTTGCGGCGAAGATCCTGTTATAGACGCGGCCGAGTGCATAAGCGGATTAAGTCCGGAAGAGAACAGCTCGGGCTGGCGCTTGTTGTTTGACGGTACATCTCTGGACCAATGGCGCAGTTACAAAGAAGAAGAGGTAAATTCAGGTTGGACCATCGAGAACGGATGTCTTGCTCGTGTAGGCTGGGGCGGCGACATCATGACCCGGGAACAGTTCGCCAATTTCGAGCTCAAACTCGAGTGGGCCATCAGCCCTGGTGGCAACAGCGGCATATTCATTCGAGCAGATGAAAGTGGGCGCAATATGCACTACACAGGCTATGAAATGCAGGTGCTGGACAACGCTCTTCATAAAGACGCATCAATACCCAGTCACCGCTCAGGCGCATTCTATGACATGATCGTGCCCGATCACGATACATCCAAGCCCGCCGGCTATTGGAACCAGGTGCATATCATTGCCGACGGCGCAGACGTAGAGTTCTGGCTCAACGGCAGAATGACGGCGAAATTTCAGCAGGGCAGCGCCGAGTGGCAGGCGATGTATGAAAAGAGCAAGTTCACGTCGCGCCCCAACTACGGGTCACTGCTGAAAGGGCACATCGGATTACAGGACCACAACGACAAGGTTTGGTACCGAAATATCAGGGTGAAAGATCTGCCCTGA
- a CDS encoding TonB-dependent receptor plug domain-containing protein, whose translation MYKSMAAALSAATLWSSALSAQTMEELLVTGSYVPQEELTASVSVLDSNVIEAQDIRDVVDVLRLAPGLVVEEQGGPGGLTAVSIRGGDANFTLVLIDGVPVNDPTNTRGGSFDFGRLDPAMVERIEIVRGAQSAIYGSDALSGVINIITRSSSAEPRSSVGVSLGEDDFARYHASFSGDSGALQYSLQLVHRDDGEPVEGSTRTGDQADLRMRWQASSEHELSFAYRYADGDNTSYPEQSGGPEFALTDDLDQGEYRDDTFSLGWNAQFSEAWASTLTASRVDQEAKAFSPGIPPYAEVPPNGSDTEYRRDELRWVNELAVGAATDVALGASYRDETGDSDGYVDFFGLIVPTDFSLDREIKGVFAGVSSAPLDPLLIQASIRYDDPDGFDSETSAGAGVRWQFSSGLALRANWSEAYKLPSFFALGHALVGNPELEPEEAETWDIGLNWFSGDKVTLEATLFKNEYTNLVDFDEETFRNINRGRVDSEGVELYGQWQAGDALRFDGQLTFTDMDVPGEDVELPSRPEWQGAAAAYWDISATLTSALQYRYTGEQLSVSRHTGQAQQSELDAYHLVDLTFTWLPADRWRIALSADNLLDENYQTSVGFPGQERNFRLGLSYTLD comes from the coding sequence ATGTATAAGTCAATGGCTGCCGCCTTGAGCGCGGCAACCCTGTGGAGCAGCGCCTTGTCCGCGCAAACCATGGAAGAGCTGCTCGTTACGGGCAGTTATGTCCCCCAGGAGGAGCTGACAGCTTCAGTATCGGTGCTCGACAGTAATGTCATCGAGGCACAGGACATTCGCGATGTTGTCGATGTGTTGCGTCTTGCCCCAGGCCTTGTCGTCGAGGAACAGGGCGGCCCCGGCGGTCTCACTGCGGTGTCGATACGCGGGGGCGATGCCAATTTCACCCTGGTTCTCATCGATGGAGTACCGGTCAACGACCCCACCAACACGCGCGGCGGCAGCTTTGATTTCGGCAGATTGGACCCGGCTATGGTCGAGCGCATTGAAATTGTGCGCGGTGCCCAGTCCGCAATCTATGGTTCCGATGCACTGAGCGGTGTTATCAATATTATCACGCGCAGTTCCTCTGCTGAGCCTCGCTCAAGCGTGGGCGTTTCATTGGGCGAGGATGACTTCGCTCGCTATCACGCGTCTTTCTCCGGTGACAGTGGTGCATTGCAGTACAGCCTGCAATTGGTGCACAGGGATGATGGCGAGCCCGTCGAGGGAAGTACTCGCACAGGTGACCAGGCGGACTTACGTATGCGCTGGCAAGCAAGCTCCGAGCACGAACTTAGCTTTGCCTATCGTTATGCCGACGGTGACAACACCAGTTATCCCGAACAGAGTGGCGGGCCCGAGTTCGCCCTCACTGACGACCTGGATCAGGGTGAGTACCGCGACGATACTTTTTCACTCGGCTGGAATGCGCAATTTTCAGAAGCATGGGCTAGCACCCTGACGGCCAGCCGTGTAGATCAGGAAGCGAAAGCGTTTTCTCCCGGTATTCCCCCTTACGCTGAGGTGCCGCCGAACGGCTCTGATACAGAGTATCGACGCGATGAGCTGCGGTGGGTTAATGAACTCGCCGTTGGTGCAGCAACGGATGTCGCCCTTGGCGCCAGCTACCGCGATGAGACCGGTGATAGCGACGGCTATGTCGATTTCTTTGGCCTGATCGTCCCGACCGACTTTAGCCTGGACAGGGAAATAAAGGGGGTATTCGCGGGTGTATCTTCTGCGCCATTGGATCCACTACTGATACAAGCGAGCATTCGCTATGACGACCCGGACGGCTTTGACAGCGAGACTTCCGCCGGAGCCGGCGTACGCTGGCAGTTCAGCTCGGGGCTCGCGCTGCGCGCCAACTGGAGTGAAGCGTACAAGCTCCCCAGCTTCTTCGCTCTCGGCCATGCGTTGGTAGGCAACCCGGAGCTGGAGCCCGAAGAAGCAGAAACCTGGGATATTGGTTTGAACTGGTTCAGCGGGGACAAAGTCACGCTCGAGGCCACGCTTTTCAAAAACGAGTATACGAACCTGGTCGACTTCGATGAGGAGACATTCCGTAATATTAATCGCGGCCGTGTCGATAGCGAGGGTGTTGAACTTTACGGCCAGTGGCAAGCTGGCGATGCCCTGCGCTTCGACGGCCAACTGACGTTTACGGATATGGATGTGCCCGGCGAAGACGTAGAGTTGCCCAGTCGCCCTGAATGGCAGGGGGCTGCCGCCGCCTATTGGGATATTAGCGCCACGCTGACGAGTGCTCTACAGTACCGTTATACCGGTGAGCAGCTTTCAGTGTCACGCCATACCGGTCAGGCCCAGCAGTCTGAACTGGATGCTTATCATCTGGTGGACCTGACGTTCACCTGGCTGCCCGCTGATCGTTGGCGTATCGCGCTTTCGGCAGACAATCTACTGGACGAAAACTACCAAACTTCCGTCGGCTTCCCCGGGCAGGAGCGCAATTTCCGGCTTGGACTGAGCTACACCTTAGATTAA